A section of the Humulus lupulus chromosome 2, drHumLupu1.1, whole genome shotgun sequence genome encodes:
- the LOC133819594 gene encoding galactinol synthase 2, with translation MSLSNVDGGSKRAYVTFLAGNGDYVKGVVGLAKGLRKAKSAYPLVVAILDDVPEEHRQILRSQGCIVRQIEPVYPPKTQTQFAMAYYVINYSKLRIWEFEEYEKMVYLDGDIQVFDNIDHLFESPNGYFYAVMDCFCEKTWSFSTQYKIGYCQQCPERVPWPAEAGSPPPLYFNAGMFVFEPTLDTYHSLLEALEITPPTAFAEQDFLNMFFKDVYKPISNVYNLVLAMLWRHPENVDFDAIKVAHYCAAGSKPWRFTGEEENMNREDIRTLVKKWWDIYNDESLDYCHDDDHESPNNDNNTITSSSCDHDVDDGEEGGHVKLGPFLTALANAAIPRNAAPSAA, from the exons ATGTCGCTTAGTAACGTGGATGGGGGCTCAAAGAGGGCCTATGTGACCTTTTTGGCTGGCAATGGAGACTATGTGAAAGGAGTGGTTGGGTTGGCCAAGGGTCTCCGCAAGGCTAAGAGTGCATACCCTCTTGTGGTGGCCATTTTGGACGATGTTCCTGAGGAACACCGTCAGATTCTTCGATCTCAGGGATGCATCGTTCGTCAGATTGAGCCAGTCTATCCTCCCAAGACCCAAACTCAGTTTGCCATGGCATATTATGTCATCAACTACTCAAAGCTTCGCATATGGGAG TTTGAAGAGTATGAGAAGATGGTGTACTTGGATGGAGACATACAAGTGTTTGATAATATTGATCACCTATTCGAGTCTCCGAATGGCTACTTCTATGCCGTGATGGACTGCTTTTGCGAAAAGACTTGGAGTTTCTCAACTCAGTATAAGATTGGGTACTGCCAGCAGTGCCCCGAGAGGGTTCCATGGCCGGCGGAGGCAGGCTCACCGCCGCCCTTGTACTTCAACGCCGGCATGTTTGTTTTCGAACCTACTCTTGACACTTACCATAGTCTCTTGGAGGCCCTTGAGATCACCCCTCCTACTGCTTTTGCTGAGCag GACTTTCTGAACATGTTTTTCAAGGACGTATACAAGCCTATTTCTAATGTTTACAACCTTGTCTTGGCCATGCTGTGGCGCCACCCTGAAAATGTAGACTTTGATGCAATCAAAGTTGCTCACTATTGTGCTGCG GGTTCGAAGCCGTGGAGGTTCACAGGAGAGGAGGAGAACATGAATAGAGAAGACATAAGGACACTGGTGAAAAAGTGGTGGGATATATATAATGACGAATCCTTGGACTACTGCCATGATGATGATCATGAAAGCcctaataatgataataatactaTTACTAGTAGTAGTTGTGATCATGACGTGGATGATGGTGAAGAAGGTGGCCATGTCAAGCTTGGACCTTTTCTTACTGCTTTAGCAAATGCTGCCATTCCCCGAAATGCTGCACCTTCTGCTGCTTAG
- the LOC133819592 gene encoding uncharacterized protein LOC133819592: MVKVRMNTADVAAEVKCLRRLIGMRCSNVYDISPKTYMFKLMYSSGVTESGESEKVFLLMESGVRLHTTAYVRDKSNTPSGFTLKLRKHIRTRRLEDVRQLGYDRIVLFQFGLGASAYYVILELYAQGNIILADCDFTVLTLLRSHRDDDKGVAIMSRHRYPTEICRTFERTTIAKLQTALTTYKEPDSIESDKVNDSGIKVRATSKEKQGTHKGGKPSDGGARAKQPTLKIVLGEALGYGPALSEHIILDSGLAPNMKISKDSMLDDSTLQVLAQGVERFEDWLHDIISGDRIPEGYILMQNKNLGKDGPSSEPGTGSRIQMYDEFCPILLNQFKSREHTQFETFDAALDEFYSKIESQRADQQQKSKEISAIQKLTKIRTDQENRVLTLRQEVDRSVKMAELIEYNLEDVDAAILAVRVALANGMSWEDLARMVKEEKKSGNPVAGLIDKLYLERNCMTLLLSNNLDEMDDDEKTLPADKVEVDLALSAHANARRWYELKKKQESKQEKTVTAHEKAFKAAERKTRLQLSQEKTVASISHMRRVHWFEKFNWFISSENYLVISGRDAQQNEMIVKRYMSKGDLYVHAELHGASTTVIKNHRPEQPVPPLTLNQAGCFTVCHSQAWNSKIVTSAWWVYPHQVSKTAPTGEYLTVGSFMIRGRKNFLPPHPLVMGFALLFRLDESSLGSHLNERRVRGEEEGMDGVDESGPLKEESDTESETEELEESKSLPNSSTNLIGPESLSGVDSTQNFQTVSPAEPINSSELSTDDSKTFTDVSEEKVSNAASVTPQLEDLIDRALGLGSATISGKKYKLETSQADLVEEHDHEEKAATRDKPYVSKAERRKLKKGQKNDTETVEQEGKKNPGGSNHCQKNGAANVEQEGKKKPLGGNHSSTHSEKHVPDAKPVGGKISRGQKSKLKKMKEKYADQDEEERSIRMALLASAGNANKKDTTESQDENVALTIGTKSDGPLDDALKICYKCKKPGHLSRDCQEHLGEVSQSLVSGVEVPHAVLDETASEMDKVVMEEDDIHEIGEEEKEKLNDVDYLTGNPLPSDILLYAVPVCGPYSAVQSYKYRVKITPGNAKKGKAAKTAMNLFSHTPEATVREKELMKACTDPELVAAIVGNVKITAAGLTQLKQKQKKSNKSSKGKS; encoded by the exons ATGGTGAAGGTCCGGATGAACACGGCCGATGTGGCCGCAGAGGTCAAGTGCTTGCGTAGATTAATCGGAATGCGATGTTCCAATGTCTACGATATCTCTCCTAAG ACATATATGTTCAAGCTCATGTATAGTAGTGGCGTCACTGAGTCTGGGGAGAGTGAAAAGGTTTTTCTTCTCATGGAAAGTGGTGTTAGGCTACACACTACTGCTTATGTCCG GGATAAGAGTAATACTCCATCTGGGTTTACTCTGAAACTGAGGAAACATATACGGACGAGAAGATTGGAGGATGTGAGACAGCTTGGATATGATAGG ATTGTTCTCTTTCAATTTGGATTGGGCGCTAGTGCATACTATGTTATATTGGAGTTATATGCCCAAGGAAACATTATTCTCGCAGATTGTGATTTTACAGTCTTGACTCTACTTCGGTCCCACAG GGATGATGATAAAGGGGTTGCAATCATGTCAAGACATCGTTATCCAACTGAAATTTGTAGAACTTTTGAGCGGACTACTATTGCTAAGTTGCAGACAGCTCTTACTACTTACAAGGAGCCTGATAGCATTGAATCTGATAAGGTTAATGATAGTGGAATTAAGGTGCGTGCTACCTCGAAAGAAAAACAGGGTACCCACAAAGGGGGAAAGCCTTCTGATGGTGGTGCCCGTGCCAAACAGCCTACTTTAAAAATTGTTCTTGGGGAGGCACTTGGCTATGGGCCTGCACTCTCTGAGCATATCATATTAGATTCTGGTTTGGCTCCAAACATGAAAATTAGTAAAGATAGCATGTTGGATGATAGTACACTTCAGGTTTTGGCCCAAGGTGTTGAGAGGTTTGAGGACTGGCTGCATGATATTATATCAGGTGATCGAATTCCTGAAGGATACATTTTGATGCAGAATAAAAATTTAGGGAAGGATGGCCCTTCATCTGAACCAGGAACAGGAAGTAGAATCCAG ATGTATGATGAATTTTGCCCCATATTACTAAACCAGTTCAAGTCTCGGGAGCACACACAGTTTGAGACATTTGATGCAGCTTTGGATGAGTTCTACAGCAAAATTGAGAGTCAAAGAGCTGACCAACAGCAGAAATCAAAAGAGATCTCTGCCATCCAGAAACTTACAAAGATACGGACAGATCAG GAAAATCGTGTGCTTACTCTTAGACAAGAAGTTGACCGTAGTGTTAAAATGGCAGAACTGATAGAATACAACTTAGAAGATGTGGATGCTGCTATATTAGCTGTTCGTGTGGCTCTTGCAAATGGTATGAGTTGGGAGGATCTTGCTCGTAtggtaaaagaagagaagaaatctGGTAATCCAGTTGCTGGCCTCATTGACAAGCTTTATCTAGAGAGAAATTGTATGACATTGCTTTTAAGCAACAACCTTGATGAAATGGATGACGATGAAAAAACACTCCCGGCAGATAAG GTAGAAGTTGATTTGGCTCTCTCAGCTCATGCCAATGCACGGCGGTGGTATGAACTAAAGAAAAAGCAGGAGAGCAAACAGGAAAAGACTGTTACAGCACATGAAAAAGCATTTAAAGCTGCAGAAAGAAAGACTCGCCTCCAGCTGAGCCAG GAAAAAACTGTTGCTTCAATTTCACATATGCGAAGAGTTCACTGGTTTGAAAAATTTAACTGGTTCATCAGCAGTGAGAACTATTTGGTTATTAGTGGACGTGATGCTCAACAGAATGAGATGATAGTAAAGCGCTATATGTCAAAAGGGGATCT GTATGTTCACGCAGAACTGCATGGGGCTTCTACCACTGTGATAAAGAACCATAGGCCTGAACAACCAGTACCCCCACTGACATTAAACCAAGCTGGATGTTTCACA GTGTGCCACAGCCAGGCATGGAATTCAAAGATTGTCACTAGCGCTTGGTGGGTTTATCCTCACCAAGTCAGTAAAACTGCTCCTACAGGGGAATATCTTACAGTTGGTAGTTTCATGATTCGTGGGAGGAAGAACTTTCTTCCTCCACATCCTCTTGTTATGGGCTTTGCCTTGTTATTTCGCTTGGATGAGAGTTCCTTGGGTTCACATTTGAATGAAAGGAGGGTGAGAGGTGAGGAAGAAGGGATGGATGGGGTTGATGAAAGTGGCCCTCTCAAAGAAGAATCTGATACTGAGTCAGAGACTGAAGAACTTGAAGAATCAAAAAGCCTTCCTAATTCGTCTACAAATCTAATTGGGCCCGAAAGTCTATCTGGAGTTGATTCTACTCAAAATTTCCAAACAGTTTCCCCAGCTGAACCAATAAACTCATCAGAACTCTCCACCGATGACAGCAAGACGTTTACTGATGTCAGTGAGGAGAAAGTATCTAATGCTGCATCAGTCACCCCACAACTTGAGGATCTCATTGATAGAGCTCTTGGGCTTGGATCTGCCACTATATCTGGTAAAAAGTACAAGCTTGAAACTTCTCAAGCAGATTTGGTAGAGGAGCATGATCATGAAGAGAAGGCAGCGACAAGAGACAAACCCTATGTCTCAAAAGCTGAAAGAAGAAAGCTCAAGAAAGGCCAGAAAAATGACACAGAAACTGTTGAGCAGGAAGGGAAAAAAAATCCAGGAGGAAGCAATCATTGCCAGAAAAATGGTGCTGCAAATGTTGAGCAGGAAGGGAAGAAAAAACCACTAGGAGGCAATCATTCTTCCACTCATTCTGAAAAACATGTTCCTGATGCAAAGCCAGTTGGTGGAAAAATCAGTCGAGGACAGAAGAGTAAGCTCAAGAAGATGAAAGAGAAGTATGCTGATCAAGATGAGGAAGAAAGAAGCATCCGTATGGCCTTACTTGCT TCTGCAGGAAACGCAAACAAGAAAGACACCACCGAGTCACAGGATGAAAATGTAGCTCTGACTATAGGGACCAAATCTGATG GTCCTCTAGATGATGCACTTAAAATATGCTATAAATGTAAGAAGCCTGGTCACTTATCCCGGGACTGTCAAGAGCATCTAGGTGAGGTGTCACAAAGTCTTGTGAGCGGAGTTGAAGTTCCTCATGCAGTATTGGATGAAACTGCTTCTGAGATGGACAAAGTTGTCATGGAAGAGGATGACATTCATGAGATAGgtgaagaagagaaagaaaaattgAATGACGTGGATTACTTAACCGGGAATCCACTACCTAGTGATATCCTCTTATATGCCGTGCCGGTATGCGGTCCTTACAGTGCAGTTCAATCTTATAAATACCGTGTGAAAATAACTCCTGGCAATGCAAAGAAAGGAAAAG CTGCCAAAACGGCTATGAATTTGTTCAGCCACACTCCAGAAGCAACAGTTAGAGAGAAGGAATTGATGAAAGCATGCACGGATCCTGAATTGGTTGCTGCCATAGTTGGCAATGTTAAGATAACAGCTGCAGGCCTTACTCAACTCAAACAGAAGCAAAAGAAAAGCAATAAGAGTAGCAAAGGAAAAAGCTAG
- the LOC133819593 gene encoding small ribosomal subunit protein bS1c, whose translation MASLAQQFTGLRCAPLSSSRLSKPFSYPKQQQTHNRPATLLPIVSAVAISNAQTRERLKLKELFEEAYERCRTTPMEGVTFNIDDFHSAIEKYDFNSEIGTKVRGTVFCTDNGGALVDITAKSSAYLPLQEASIHRLKHVEEAGIVPGLKMDFVIIGENEVDDSLILSLKTMQYDLAWERCRQLQAEDVVVKGKVVGANKGGVVAVVEGLRGFVPFSQISSKTTAEDLLDKELPLKFVEVDEEQARLVLSNRKAMQDSQAQLGIGSVVLGTVQSLKPYGAFVDIGGINGLLHVSQISHDRVADIATVLQPGDTLKVMILSHDRERSRVSLSTKKLEPTPGDMIRNPKLVFEKAEEMAQTFRQRIAQAEAMARADMLRFQPESGLSISSDGILGPLTSDLPAEGLDLSDVPKAEDGDSE comes from the exons ATGGCGTCTTTGGCTCAGCAATTCACTGGCCTCAGATGCGCACCGCTCTCTTCTTCTCGCCTCTCGAAGCCTTTCTCATATCCTAAGCAACAACAGACTCATAACAGACCCGCAACGCTGCTCCCCATTGTCTCAGCCGTAGCCATTTCCAATGCTCAGACCAGAGAGCGTCTCAAGCTTAAGGAACTCTTCGAGGAAGCTTACGAGCGTTGCCGTACAACTCCCATGGAAGGAGTCACTTTTAACATCGATGATTTTCACTCTGCTATCGAAAAGTACGACTTCAATTCTGAAATTGGGACCAAG GTGAGGGGAACTGTTTTCTGCACTGACAATGGTGGAGCATTAGTTGATATTACTGCAAAGTCTTCAGCTTACTTGCCTCTTCAAGAAGCTTCCATCCACAGGCTAAAGCATGTAGAAGAAGCAGGGATAGTTCCTGGTTTGAAAATGGATTTTGTAATCATTGGTGAAAATGAAGTAGATGATAGCTTGATCTTGAGCTTGAAGACTATGCAGTATGATCTCGCATGGGAGCGGTGTAGACAGCTCCAAGCAGAGGATGTTGTTGTTAAGGGTAAG GTTGTTGGAGCAAACAAAGGTGGAGTGGTGGCTGTGGTCGAAGGCTTGAGGGGTTTTGTTCCTTTCTCACAGATATCATCG AAAACAACTGCAGAGGACCTTCTTGATAAAGAACTTCCTCTTAAGTTTGTGGAGGTCGATGAGGAACAAGCCAGGCTTGTTCTCAGTAACCGCAAGGCCATGCAAGACAGCCAGGCACAATTAGGAATTGGATCAGTGGTCCTAGGTACTGTCCAGAGTCTGAAGCCGTATGGTGCCTTCGTTGACATCGGAGGAATCAATGGCCTTCTTCATGTTAGTCAGATCAGTCATGATCGTGTCGCTGATATTGCAACTGTTCTTCAACCTGGTGATACGCTAAAG GTTATGATACTGAGCCATGACCGAGAGAGAAGCAGAGTTAGTCTTTCTACCAAGAAATTGGAACCCACTCCTGGAGATATGATCCGCAATCCAAAGCTTGTTTTCGAGAAG GCTGAGGAGATGGCTCAGACATTCAGGCAAAGAATAGCTCAAGCAGAAGCCATGGCTCGTGCAGATATGCTTCGGTTCCAGCCTGAG AGTGGATTATCCATCAGCTCAGACGGTATCTTGGGCCCTCTTACGTCTGACTTGCCGGCCGAGGGTTTAGATCTTAGTGACGTTCCCAAAGCTGAAGATGGAGATTCAGAATAA